The proteins below are encoded in one region of Sphingobium yanoikuyae:
- a CDS encoding glycoside hydrolase family 127 protein, which translates to MSHRHTPLSRRAMLLAATAAATAPAWQGWSSVAHAATGSALPESARALPLNATRLLPSPFADAVEGNRRYLLRLEPDRLLHNFRKHAGLTPKGAIYGGWENDTIAGHTLGHYLTALALMHAQTGDAECARRAAYIIAELAECQAAAGDGYVAGFTRRRDDVIEDGRLIFPEIMRGDIRSAGFDLNGCWVPFYNWHKLFAGLFDAETHLGNSQARGVALALAAYIDGVFAKLDDAQVQQVLDCEHGGINESFAELHARTGDPRWLALATRLRHRKVLDPLAQRQNSLPWIHANTQIPKLIGLARLHEITGNAADAIAANFFWETVVGQYSYVIGGNADREYFPDPGTISKHITEQTCESCNSYNMLKLTRHLYAWKPEARLFDYYERAHINHILAHQNPATGMFAYMVPLMSGSHRVWSEPFDDFWCCVGSGMESHAKHGESIWWEDADRPADMLIANLYIPSEADWAARGAKLRIETGYPFDGHIAMSIPELARAGRFTLALRIPGWCQDARIAVNGTPLPAPRIADGYALIDRKWKAGDQVTLDLPMALRVEATPDDARTIALLHGPVVLAADLGAADQPFDGPSPALVAADVTQGFAATTAAVPAYRTVGIGKPADLSFAPFFQQRDRRTAVYFKRFTQDEWGVEQQAFAVEQAHLRDLERRSVDVMHLGEMQPERDHGLEAKLSYTTTYRGRHGRDARTDGHFQFRMKVKSGPLILQATYWGEERNRLFDILVDGQKIATQKLDADRPGEFFDVTYAIPEALTRGKSTVVIRVQPAPGMTRAGPMFGARIFTPAGETRT; encoded by the coding sequence ATGTCCCACCGTCACACGCCCCTCAGCCGCAGGGCCATGTTGCTGGCCGCGACAGCCGCCGCGACGGCCCCCGCCTGGCAGGGATGGAGCAGCGTCGCCCATGCCGCGACCGGCAGTGCGCTGCCCGAATCGGCGCGCGCCTTGCCGCTAAATGCGACCCGGCTCCTACCCTCCCCCTTTGCCGACGCGGTCGAGGGCAATCGCCGCTATCTGCTGCGGCTGGAGCCGGACCGGCTGCTGCACAATTTCCGCAAACATGCCGGCCTGACGCCCAAGGGCGCCATCTATGGCGGCTGGGAAAATGACACCATCGCCGGCCATACGCTGGGCCATTATCTGACCGCGCTGGCGCTGATGCACGCCCAGACCGGCGACGCCGAATGCGCCCGCCGTGCCGCCTATATCATCGCCGAACTGGCCGAGTGCCAGGCGGCGGCCGGCGATGGCTATGTCGCGGGCTTCACCCGCCGTCGCGACGATGTGATCGAGGATGGCAGGCTGATCTTTCCGGAGATCATGCGCGGCGACATCCGATCGGCCGGCTTTGACCTCAACGGCTGCTGGGTGCCCTTCTATAATTGGCACAAGCTGTTCGCCGGCCTCTTCGACGCCGAAACCCATCTGGGCAACAGCCAGGCGCGCGGCGTCGCGCTGGCCCTGGCCGCCTATATCGACGGCGTGTTCGCGAAACTGGACGATGCGCAGGTGCAGCAGGTGCTGGACTGCGAGCATGGCGGCATCAATGAAAGCTTCGCCGAACTGCACGCCCGCACCGGCGATCCGCGCTGGCTGGCGCTGGCCACGCGGCTGCGCCATCGCAAGGTGCTTGATCCGCTGGCCCAGCGGCAGAACAGCCTGCCCTGGATCCACGCCAATACCCAGATTCCCAAGCTGATCGGCCTTGCCCGCCTGCACGAGATCACCGGCAATGCCGCCGACGCGATCGCCGCCAACTTCTTCTGGGAGACCGTGGTCGGTCAGTATAGCTACGTCATCGGCGGCAATGCCGACCGGGAATATTTCCCTGATCCCGGCACAATTTCCAAGCATATCACCGAACAGACCTGCGAAAGCTGCAACAGCTATAACATGCTGAAGCTGACCCGGCATCTCTATGCCTGGAAGCCCGAGGCGCGCCTGTTCGACTATTATGAGCGCGCCCATATCAACCATATCCTGGCGCATCAGAACCCGGCCACCGGCATGTTCGCCTATATGGTGCCGCTGATGTCGGGGTCGCACCGCGTCTGGTCGGAACCGTTCGACGATTTCTGGTGCTGCGTCGGCAGCGGCATGGAAAGCCATGCCAAGCACGGAGAATCCATCTGGTGGGAAGATGCCGACCGGCCGGCCGACATGCTGATCGCCAATCTCTATATCCCCAGCGAAGCCGACTGGGCGGCACGGGGCGCGAAGCTGCGGATCGAGACCGGCTATCCGTTCGACGGGCACATCGCGATGTCGATCCCGGAACTGGCGCGGGCCGGCCGCTTCACCCTGGCGCTGCGCATCCCCGGATGGTGCCAGGACGCGCGTATCGCCGTCAACGGCACGCCCCTGCCCGCCCCGCGCATCGCCGATGGCTATGCCCTGATCGATCGCAAGTGGAAGGCCGGCGATCAGGTGACGCTGGACCTGCCGATGGCATTGCGGGTCGAAGCAACGCCGGATGATGCCCGGACCATCGCGCTGCTGCACGGCCCGGTCGTGCTGGCGGCCGATCTGGGCGCGGCCGACCAGCCCTTTGACGGTCCATCCCCGGCGCTTGTCGCCGCCGATGTGACGCAGGGCTTTGCTGCCACAACCGCCGCCGTGCCCGCCTATCGCACCGTCGGCATCGGCAAGCCCGCCGACCTCAGCTTCGCTCCCTTCTTCCAGCAACGAGACCGCCGCACCGCTGTCTATTTCAAGCGCTTCACTCAAGACGAATGGGGCGTCGAACAACAAGCCTTTGCCGTCGAGCAGGCGCACCTCCGCGACTTGGAGCGGCGCTCGGTCGACGTCATGCATCTGGGCGAGATGCAGCCCGAGCGCGATCATGGGCTGGAGGCGAAACTTTCCTACACCACAACCTATCGCGGACGGCATGGGCGCGACGCGCGCACCGACGGCCATTTCCAGTTCCGCATGAAGGTGAAGTCCGGCCCGCTGATCCTGCAGGCCACCTATTGGGGCGAGGAGCGCAACCGGCTGTTCGACATATTGGTCGATGGCCAGAAAATCGCGACGCAGAAGCTGGATGCCGACCGGCCGGGCGAATTTTTCGACGTCACCTACGCCATTCCCGAAGCACTGACGCGCGGCAAGAGCACGGTGGTCATCCGCGTCCAGCCGGCCCCCGGCATGACGCGGGCCGGGCCGATGTTCGGCGCGCGCATTTTCACGCCCGCGGGCGAAACACGCACTTGA
- a CDS encoding Ldh family oxidoreductase, protein MSVDESVTLTLQQVADLAHAVLRRHGLAGAHVGPVAATIIAGERDECASHGVYRLLNCVHTLNSGKVVPDAVPVVDHVTPALLRVDAAGGFAQLAFATGLPLLVEKARTMGIAAMGINRCVHFAALWPEIEALTDQGLVAFACTPSHAWVAPAGGTSPLFGTNPIAFGWPRPGGDPFVFDFATSAVARGEIELHRRAGKPIPEGWTIDAQGHPTTDAEAGLAGALLTFGGHKGSALSAMVELIAGPLIGDMTSAESLAHDDGAKASPYGGELIIAIDPAGFLGAAAAEHMQRAEALFDGITGQGARLPSQRRFAARRRTPDQGCRIPRALYEELAALS, encoded by the coding sequence ATGAGCGTTGACGAAAGCGTCACGCTGACGCTGCAGCAGGTCGCGGATCTGGCCCATGCCGTGCTGCGCCGCCATGGTCTGGCGGGGGCGCATGTCGGCCCGGTTGCCGCGACGATCATTGCTGGCGAGCGCGACGAATGCGCGTCGCATGGCGTCTATCGTCTGCTCAACTGCGTTCATACGCTGAACAGCGGCAAGGTCGTGCCGGACGCAGTGCCAGTGGTTGATCACGTCACGCCCGCGCTGCTGCGCGTGGATGCGGCCGGCGGTTTCGCCCAACTGGCTTTCGCTACGGGATTGCCTTTGCTGGTGGAAAAGGCGCGGACGATGGGCATCGCCGCCATGGGCATCAATCGCTGCGTCCATTTCGCCGCGCTCTGGCCGGAGATCGAGGCGCTGACCGATCAGGGGCTGGTCGCCTTCGCCTGTACCCCCAGCCATGCCTGGGTCGCGCCGGCCGGCGGCACCTCGCCGCTGTTCGGTACCAACCCGATCGCCTTTGGCTGGCCGCGCCCCGGCGGCGATCCCTTTGTCTTCGATTTCGCCACCAGCGCGGTCGCGCGCGGCGAGATCGAACTGCATCGCCGTGCCGGCAAGCCGATCCCGGAAGGCTGGACGATCGATGCCCAGGGCCATCCGACCACCGACGCGGAAGCGGGCCTGGCCGGAGCGCTGCTGACCTTTGGCGGGCACAAGGGATCGGCCCTGTCGGCGATGGTCGAACTGATTGCCGGGCCGCTGATCGGCGATATGACCAGTGCGGAATCGCTGGCGCATGACGATGGCGCCAAGGCATCGCCCTATGGCGGCGAACTCATCATCGCCATCGATCCCGCCGGCTTCCTGGGCGCGGCGGCCGCCGAGCATATGCAGCGGGCCGAGGCGCTGTTCGACGGCATTACCGGCCAAGGCGCGCGCCTGCCATCGCAGCGGCGCTTCGCGGCGCGTCGTCGCACCCCCGATCAGGGCTGTCGCATTCCCCGCGCGCTCTATGAGGAACTGGCGGCGCTCAGCTGA
- a CDS encoding M24 family metallopeptidase, with translation MTQQIGGSDAATELAGLQPWPDRAPAITASEYQARIAKARALMAQEGLDALLIDAGTSLAYFAGVPWGASERLVAMLLPLNGDPILICPRFERGSLEADLKIDAGDLRLWEEDESPSALVADALKTLGVARLGIDPAMAFLFVERIRAAAPDVTLVAASAVIDGCRSRKSAAELALMQQAKSMTLEVHRRAARILRPGITATEVRHFIEAAHRALGASGSSFCIVQFGRSTAYPHGLPGESVLAEGDMVLIDTGCTIGGYHSDITRSYVYGEADAEQRRIWALEKEAQQAAFDAVKPGIPCGAIDAAARRVLEAAGLGPDYRLPGLPHRTGHGIGLSIHEAPYLVRGDMTPLEPGMCFSNEPMIVVPDRFGVRLEDHFYVTETGAAWFTPPSVAIDQPFA, from the coding sequence ATGACACAACAGATTGGCGGCTCCGACGCCGCCACCGAACTGGCCGGACTTCAGCCCTGGCCCGATCGCGCGCCGGCCATCACGGCGTCCGAATATCAGGCACGCATCGCCAAGGCCCGCGCCTTGATGGCGCAGGAAGGGCTCGACGCGCTGCTGATCGACGCCGGAACCAGCCTTGCCTATTTCGCTGGCGTTCCTTGGGGAGCGAGCGAGCGACTGGTGGCGATGCTGCTGCCGCTCAACGGCGATCCGATCCTGATCTGCCCGCGCTTCGAGCGCGGATCGCTGGAAGCAGACCTCAAGATCGACGCCGGCGACCTGCGCCTGTGGGAAGAGGATGAAAGCCCGTCCGCCCTGGTCGCCGATGCGCTCAAGACGCTGGGCGTCGCCCGGCTGGGGATCGACCCGGCCATGGCCTTCCTGTTCGTCGAGCGCATTCGCGCTGCCGCGCCGGACGTGACGCTGGTTGCCGCCTCGGCCGTGATCGACGGTTGCCGCAGCCGCAAGTCGGCCGCCGAACTGGCGCTGATGCAGCAGGCCAAGTCGATGACGCTGGAGGTGCATCGCCGCGCCGCCCGCATCCTGCGCCCCGGCATCACCGCGACCGAGGTGCGTCACTTCATCGAGGCCGCGCACAGGGCGCTCGGCGCATCGGGCAGCAGCTTCTGCATCGTCCAGTTCGGCCGATCGACTGCCTATCCCCACGGCCTGCCGGGCGAGAGCGTGCTGGCCGAAGGCGACATGGTGCTGATCGATACCGGCTGCACCATCGGCGGCTATCATAGCGACATCACCCGATCCTATGTCTATGGCGAGGCGGATGCCGAGCAACGGCGCATCTGGGCGCTGGAGAAGGAAGCGCAGCAGGCCGCATTCGATGCAGTCAAGCCCGGCATCCCCTGTGGCGCGATCGACGCGGCGGCGCGGCGCGTGCTGGAGGCGGCGGGCCTTGGCCCCGACTATCGCCTGCCCGGCCTGCCCCATCGCACCGGCCATGGCATCGGCCTGTCGATCCATGAGGCACCCTATCTGGTGCGCGGCGACATGACCCCGCTGGAACCGGGCATGTGCTTTTCCAACGAACCGATGATCGTCGTGCCGGATCGCTTCGGCGTGCGGCTGGAGGATCATTTTTACGTGACCGAAACCGGGGCCGCCTGGTTCACCCCGCCCTCGGTCGCGATCGACCAGCCGTTCGCCTGA
- a CDS encoding NAD(P)/FAD-dependent oxidoreductase — translation MTQHAIIIGGGIVGISCAIRLQEKGISTLLIERENPLRGASWGNAGHVAVEQIDPLASMATVCSFPRRLFWRGGALGLPWRDIGRWLPFSLRLLNAARPSRFAAGRAALKAMLKEAIPAWQRIDALCAGQSRLIEDGHFIAWESEASALAGRRAWMAADCGTARFRDATARELALLEALFPHPIIGAIRCEGSGRIADPTRLAQDLRDALLAAGGRIEQVEVSALPTHGGQAQVQLADGRTLDADHIIVATGAASDALLRPMGHKVPIIAERGYHLQTPTAPEGWPMDMPPVVFEDRSMIVTRFESGLRAASFVEFSSLSSPPDPRKWQRLRAHAAALGLPIEADARPWIGARPTLPDYLPAIGRSDRADNLLYAFGHQHLGLTLGPLTGEIIAALATGAPPPVDATPFSLRRFEG, via the coding sequence TTGACCCAACACGCAATCATCATCGGCGGCGGCATCGTCGGAATATCCTGCGCTATCCGATTGCAGGAAAAGGGAATTTCAACGCTGCTGATCGAACGGGAAAACCCGCTGCGCGGCGCATCCTGGGGCAATGCCGGCCATGTCGCGGTGGAGCAGATCGACCCGCTCGCGTCGATGGCGACGGTATGCAGCTTTCCCCGGCGACTGTTCTGGCGCGGGGGCGCGCTCGGCCTGCCCTGGCGCGACATCGGCCGCTGGCTACCCTTCTCACTGCGCCTGTTGAATGCCGCGCGCCCATCGCGCTTTGCGGCAGGACGCGCCGCGTTAAAGGCAATGTTGAAAGAAGCAATACCGGCCTGGCAGCGGATCGACGCGTTGTGCGCGGGCCAGAGCCGCCTGATCGAGGATGGGCATTTCATCGCCTGGGAAAGCGAGGCAAGCGCGCTGGCCGGGCGCCGCGCCTGGATGGCCGCCGATTGCGGCACGGCGCGATTCCGCGACGCGACGGCGCGTGAGCTTGCCCTGCTCGAAGCTCTGTTCCCCCATCCGATCATCGGCGCGATTCGCTGCGAGGGAAGTGGCCGCATTGCCGACCCGACCCGGCTGGCCCAGGATCTGAGGGATGCGCTGCTGGCGGCAGGCGGGCGGATCGAACAGGTGGAGGTTAGCGCGCTTCCCACCCATGGGGGACAGGCACAGGTTCAACTGGCCGACGGCCGGACGCTGGACGCGGACCATATCATCGTCGCGACCGGCGCAGCATCGGACGCGCTGCTGCGCCCGATGGGCCACAAGGTGCCGATCATCGCCGAACGCGGCTATCATCTGCAGACGCCAACCGCGCCCGAAGGCTGGCCGATGGATATGCCGCCGGTGGTGTTCGAGGATCGATCGATGATCGTCACCCGGTTCGAGAGTGGGCTCCGCGCGGCGAGCTTCGTCGAATTTTCCAGCCTCTCTTCCCCGCCCGACCCGCGCAAATGGCAGCGGCTGCGCGCCCACGCCGCCGCGCTGGGCCTGCCGATCGAGGCGGATGCCAGGCCCTGGATCGGCGCCCGCCCGACCCTGCCCGACTATCTGCCCGCGATCGGCCGGAGTGACCGGGCAGACAACCTGCTCTATGCGTTCGGCCACCAGCATCTGGGGCTGACATTGGGACCGCTGACCGGAGAAATCATCGCCGCGCTAGCCACCGGCGCACCGCCGCCGGTCGATGCCACGCCCTTTTCGCTCCGCCGCTTTGAAGGATAG
- a CDS encoding dihydrodipicolinate synthase family protein translates to MTWRGVYPAATTQFTPDLDVDIPATQAVLDALVKDGVDGLIIAGTCGENNSLEAEEKRAVVQAAVEVVDGRVPILVGVSEFTTRRAVTFAQDAEKLGVDGLMLLPAMVYVPTVGELCTHFETVAKATSLPIMLYNNPPAYRVNIGIDALTRLADTPNIVAVKESAPDPRRFTDLINAFGDRYILMAGLDDVAFEGLLLGAHGWISGLTSAFPRESVALVAAINRGDLEEALRIYRWFMPLLHLDADHDLVQSIKLAESIMGRGTEHVRLPRMPLEGQRRADVIRWVEQCAATQPSLTAA, encoded by the coding sequence TTGACGTGGCGTGGTGTCTACCCTGCCGCCACCACCCAGTTCACCCCTGATCTGGACGTTGATATCCCCGCAACCCAGGCTGTCCTGGATGCGCTGGTTAAGGATGGCGTCGACGGCCTCATCATCGCTGGCACCTGCGGTGAGAACAACTCGCTGGAAGCCGAAGAAAAGCGCGCTGTCGTCCAGGCGGCGGTCGAGGTCGTGGATGGCCGCGTGCCGATCCTGGTCGGCGTGTCCGAATTCACCACTCGCCGCGCGGTAACCTTCGCGCAGGACGCCGAAAAGCTGGGCGTCGATGGGCTGATGCTGCTGCCCGCCATGGTCTATGTGCCAACCGTGGGTGAGCTTTGCACCCATTTCGAAACGGTGGCCAAGGCGACGTCGCTGCCGATCATGCTCTACAATAACCCGCCGGCCTATCGGGTGAATATCGGCATCGACGCGCTCACCCGCCTCGCCGACACGCCCAACATCGTCGCGGTCAAGGAAAGCGCGCCCGATCCGCGTCGCTTCACCGACCTGATCAACGCCTTCGGCGACCGCTATATCCTGATGGCGGGCCTGGACGATGTCGCGTTCGAGGGCCTGTTGCTGGGCGCGCATGGCTGGATTTCCGGCCTCACCAGCGCCTTCCCGCGCGAATCCGTGGCGCTGGTCGCGGCGATCAACCGGGGCGATCTGGAAGAAGCCCTGCGCATCTATCGCTGGTTCATGCCGCTGCTGCACCTCGATGCCGATCATGATCTGGTCCAGTCGATCAAGCTGGCCGAAAGCATCATGGGACGCGGCACCGAGCATGTCCGCCTGCCGCGCATGCCGCTGGAAGGCCAGCGCCGCGCCGACGTCATCCGCTGGGTCGAGCAGTGCGCTGCCACCCAGCCCAGCCTGACGGCGGCCTGA